One Balaenoptera ricei isolate mBalRic1 chromosome 16, mBalRic1.hap2, whole genome shotgun sequence genomic window carries:
- the LZTS2 gene encoding leucine zipper putative tumor suppressor 2 isoform X2 — protein MPESSGHAMPISAVPHQSSSLSPESWRSGTSFQNMEKIVIRPTAFKPVLPKPRGAPSLPSFLGPRATGLSGSQGSLTQLFGGPASSSSSSSSSATDKPLTLSGWASSCPSGTLSDSGRNSLSSLPTYSTGGAEPATNSPGGHLPSHGPGRGALPGPARGAPTGPSHSDSGRSSSSKSTGSLGGRMAGGLLGSGPRASPDSSSCGERSPPPPPPPPPPSDEALLHCVLEGKLRDREAELQQLRDSLDESEVYEERQRHWQREREALREDGAAQAQRAQRAQQLLQLQVFQLQQEKRQLQDDFAQLLQEREQLERRCATFEREQRELGPRLEETKWEVCQKSGEISLLKQQLKESQAELVQKGSELVALRVALREARAALRVSEGRARGLQEAARTRELELEACSQELQRHRQEAERLREKAGQLDTEAAGLREPPVPPATADPFLLAESDEAKAQRAAAGVGGSLRAQVERLRAELQRERRRGEEQRDSFEEERLAWQAEKEQVIRYQKQLQHNYIQMYRRNRQLEQELQQLSLELEARELADLGLAEPAPCICLEEITATEI, from the exons ATGCCCGAGAGCAGCGGGCACGCAATGCCCATCTCCGCGGTCCCCCACCAAAGCTCATCCCTGTCTCCGGAAAGCTGGAGAAG TGGCACCTCATTTCAGAACATGGAGAAAATTGTGATCCGCCCAACAGCCTTCAAGCCAGTGCTGCCCAAACCTCGAGGGGCACCATCCCTACCTAGCTTCCTGGGTCCTCGGGCCACCGGACTGTCAGGGAGCCAAGGCAGCCTAACGCAGCTGTTTGGGggccctgcttcctcctcctcctcctcctcctcctcggctACCGACAAACCCCTGACACTGAGTGGCTGGGCCAGCAGCTGTCCATCGGGGACTCTATCCGACTCCGGCCGAAACTCACTGTCCAGCTTGCCCACTTACAGCACCGGGGGTGCAGAGCCAGCCACCAACTCCCCAGGCGGGCACCTGCCTTCCCACGGCCCTGGGCGGGGGGCACTGCCTGGGCCAGCCCGAGGGGCCCCCACTGGGCCCTCCCACTCAGACAGCGGCCGATCTTCCTCCAGCAAGAGCACAGGCTCCCTGGGGGGCCGCATGGCCGGGGGGCTCTTGGGCAGCGGTCCCCGGGCCTCCCCTGACAGCAGCTCTTGTGGGGAACGCTCCCCGCCACCgcctccaccccctccacccccttcgGACGAGGCCCTGCTGCATTGTGTCCTGGAAGGAAAGCTCCGAGACCGGGAGGCAGAGCTGCAGCAGCTGCGGGACAGTCTGGACGAGAGCGAG GTGTACGAGGAACGGCAGCGGCACTGGCAGCGCGAGCGCGAGGCCCTGCGAGAGGACGGCGCGGCCCAGGCACAGCGGGCGCAGCGGGCCCAACAGCTGCTGCAGCTTCAGGTGTTCCAGCTGCAGCAGGAGAAGCGGCAGCTGCAGGATGACTTTGCACAGCTGCTGCAGGAACGTGAGCAGCTGGAGCGGCGCTGCGCCACCTTCGAGCGGGAGCAGCGGGAGCTCGGGCCACGGCTGGAGGAGACCAAGTGGGAG GTGTGCCAGAAGTCAGGCGAGATCTCCCTCCTGAAGCAGCAACTGAAGGAATCTCAGGCAGAGCTGGTGCAGAAGGGCAGCGAGCTGGTGGCCCTACGAGTGGCACTGCGGGAAGCCCGGGCGGCGCTGCGGGTCAGTGAGGGCCGGGCGCGGGGCCTCCAGGAGGCGGCCCGAACacgggagctggagctggaggccTGTTCCCAGGAGCTGCAGCGGCACCGCCAGGAGGCTGAGCGGCTGCGGGAGAAAGCTGGGCAGTTGGACACCGAGGCGGCCGGACTCCGGGAACCCCCTGTGCCTCCTGCCACTGCTGACCCATTCCTCCTGGCAGAGAGTGATGAGGCCAAGGCACAGCGGGCAGCAGCCGGGGTTGGGGGCAGCCTGCGGGCCCAGGTGGAGCGGCTCCGGGCGGAGCTACAGCGGGAGCGGCGGCGAGGCGAGGAGCAGCGGGACAGCTTCGAGGAGGAGCGGCTGGCCTGGCAGGCGGAGAAGGAGCAGGTGATCCGCTACCAGAAGCAGCTGCAGCACAACTACATCCAGATGTACCGACGCAACCGGCAGCTGGAGCAGGAGCTGCAGCAGCTCAGCCTGGAGCTGGAGGCCCGGGAACTCGCGGACCTGGGCCTGGCGGAGCCAGCTCCCTGCATCTGCCT